ATATTAGCACCTGACAGAGACAGTGGTGCTTGAAAAAACACGCTTTCTATTAACTAACATAACATAACACAAAACAAAACCGTATCCAAAATCAAATCACACTCCATCTTCATCGTACCTATATAAACAACACAAACCCTTTCTCAAACTCCCAAACTCTCACAAGAACACTAAAATGCCTCTTCTCAACCCATTTTCCtttctcctcttcttcatcctctCAACATGCGGCGTTCTAAACCTTTCCAATGCCACTTCTCGTGCCCCTAATCGCATGTTAGCTTTGGTTCAGGACCAGCCACTTGTGTTAAAGTACCACAAAGGTACCCTCCTCAAGGGTAACATCACCCTCCATTTACTCTGGTACGGTACATTCACCTCCACCCAACGCTCCATACTCATCGACTTTGTCGAATCGCTAGGCTCCACGTCATCGTCTCCTACCCCTTCTTCCGTCTCTTCGTGGTGGCGAACCACCGAGAGCTACAGGGGAGGTCCCTGCACCCTCGTCGTAGGGAGACAAACCCTTGACGGTAACTACTCCCTCGGCAAGTCGCTGAACACGGACAAACTCCTCGCGTTGGCGTCGAAGGCCAACTACGAGGCTCACGTGGTGCACGTGATCATGACATCCGCTGACGTCGCGGTGGAGGACTTCTGCATGAACCAGTGTGGGACCCACGGGTGGGGGAAGAGGAAAGACGGCGAGAGGGTGGCGTACGCCTGGGTGGGGAACCCAATCACGCAGTGTCCGGGGCAGTGCGCGTGGCCCTTCCACCAACCCATTTACGGTCCCCAAACACCGCCGTTAGTGGCGCCTAACGTAGACGTTGGCGTTGACGGCATGGTGATAAATTTGGCCACGGTTCTCGCGGGGTTGGTGACGAACCCGTTCGAGGATGGGTACTACCAGGGGCCGCCAAGCGCTCCGCTGGAGGCGGTGTCGGCGTGCACCGGAATCTTTGGGAAGGGGGCGTATCCTGGTTACCCCGGGAACGTTCTGGTGGACAAGACGACGGGGGCTAGCTATAACGCCGTGGGGGTGCGCGGGCGGAAGTTTTTGCTGCCGGCTATGTGGGACCCCCTCAGCTCCAGCTGCAAGCCAATGGTGTGAAAAGTAATAAGGGATGTGTGGATATAGTATTTGggttttttaaatgtgtttgtaAGAGAAGAATGATTTGTAAGTTTTCCTGAGGattatcattcttttttttgttttattttgaatcttagtttatttctgaaaataactATAGAGTAAATTACAGCaagatattaatattttctctaattataattataatatccTTCGTTAGGTATatgtaaaacatataattatgtaatattttaaaattttaaagagatttatttttaatgtaaaaaaagagtcaatatatttctaaaataaaaaagaggttatctcaaattttaaagaaactTGACTGTCAATATAGTTCCTGAAAATATTAGAAGATATTGATGTAATTTATACTGTACAATATTAGTTGAACTTCGtactttaagaaaatatatgacataattagatattaatttGATCTTAATCTCAATATAAAGATCTTTcataatagaaattataaaatgaatgaGTTTAACTTTTGATTCTTGTTATCTTTAttgtataaaatttgaaattattattttaagtacaTGTGAGaaaaattttacttaatttttgcAAAATTCTTTTtggcttttattttttaaagtttagttATTAAGATCCATTCTAtgataaataacaaatatatattttaaaaggacTGATCTTATCCTTTTCGATGAATGAAATTAAGGAAAATATTTCATGAAGACAAAACTTAAAgctattaaaatactaaaaaaagggagaaatttttatattattaattaattaaaattattatatagtaTAAAGGAAGTACTCTGATTTTACATGATAAAGTAATCtgttataattaaattcaaataactttgttatattttgtttaaaaatatgtCTTACAGTCTTAACATTATTTGAAAATCATAAGGAAATATTTGGAGACATTTCTTAATTATCTGAAAGCAACTTCGTAACCAGTTTTCATTCACATTTATATAGGTTTTTCGGTTGATTATTATGGTTTATATCCGATGAGATATATTATTGTGAGATTTGTTTATAACTTTATCCAAATTACTATAATCAGTATGTTTtagttttatcaaatttaaGGGTAATAAAGGTTCGACTTGACccattttaatttgtttgtcaCTAACTCCTTAAATATGGACTGGCtggttaaaatttttgttcTTCGTGTTTAGAAAGCCCACcttataaaaaaggaaaaagaacttcttaattcataaaattcacttaaattgaaaattttagctaaaaatataaaatatgttaataaattaacGAAAAATtcagtataattttttttaattaaaaaatagtttattttataaattaactaataataataaatgcatATTTTGAAGAGCactaaaaacattattttatccCACGGCCCATCCCTTCTACATAAGTCTCTCAGTTGGGCTTCTAAATTGTTATGGCTCCTCTTGTCCAGCTCAAATATGTTGATATTTTttacacaatttatttttagttaagttagatattatatttttaatcggttatctttaattatttctttcataAGTCATTTTAATACTATGTTAGCAAGGTTGTTAAAAAGAAAGGCtcgttaaatattttatttaaccaaACTATTATGAATACTTATGGACATGTAAACATAACAAACTATCATGAGACTTCAACTTTTCAACCAACAATGCATTTCCAATTTcatgagaaagaaaatttttgtgatatattttatcaaaagGGTCCTATATTGTCTACTAATTAGTATTatgatatcaaaataattaataataattttttaatggaaGCTTTAAATATTACAACTATTAATCTAATACTCTAATGCTTCTTGTTTtcctttgttatttttttttaaatttatgttcaatttttctaaaagaaattaacaatattaattttcataaaagaaaattccTTGTTATAAAAAAGCTAGcaatattacttaaaaaaaatggttttctcgttataaaaatatgattttccaaatttaaattgagaattttaagatcaaatatattaaatttaaattattcaatttttatttatatgagaCTGTtcacatttattaaatttaattttaataatttgataatattactcaatataaaaattattattttaattttataatactaaATAGCTTAACTAAAACAATATAACTAAATTctaaaaaacaataatcataataattaaatgaaaaatagttGTTGATATCTGTTTCCTGATAAGTTGTTACGAAATTTGGGTGAGTCTTAACACTATGATCCTTAATGGAAGTTCATTTTTGAGTTAATGtacttaaataatatataaagtagTTTTGGTTAAATTTTTAGGGTGACACTCAATGGTTAAATTTTTATGGTGAGACTCACTGTTACTGAAAAATTGTCTCTCTGTCAATTACAAAGCgaaaaactcaaaatcaaagtgaaaaagagaaaatttgaaaaaaaaaagtaaaaaaaaaatgagttaacaaattttattttatttttttgcataaattgacaCCCTTTTCGGACAGGATATTACTAAGGGAAGAAACACTCCTTAACTACTACCAAATTGGTCATAGATAGCGTTCAATAAACACTCTTTTAAGAACAAGTGTGACAAGTGCAAAGAATTTGAGTAGAAGATTTATGCTTAGTTGGAAGGTAAATACCTTCTAGGTCAGAATGCTAGCaaaaaattctttataaatagaaaataaagttttaaatgttAGTTTTTTTATGGTTGAcagattaataattaatgagaAATAAACCCTTAACACGAGCCTAATACCCTTAAAACAGTAAAGTGGAAGTGTACTTGAAGGATTAGATATTGGGAACAATTAAAAAACAACCTAAATTGGTCTTTGATCTTTCGTTTGTAGAGCATCTTTAGTTCCCTCTAGATTTTCTCTTCTAATgggataaagagaaagaaacaggAATGATTCGATGTGCTCATGGGGACCATGACCCTTTAAATAACCTCTGACgattaattttctttagtttcaatatttataatttggccccttcaacaaattaaaattattgttggtCTCTACATAGTATAACTTTCATGACAAATATACCCTTAGccatatttatcttaattagaTCACTTTAGAAAAttgactaataaaatataatggccttaacacatttaataattgttatatatatatatatatatatatatatatatatatatatatatatatatatatatatatatatccttacAAATGTGTTAGACTTTATGAGCTCAAAATTGCCATTATATACCTTGAGTATATCCAAAAGTCTCGTCTATTGATTATATTTGCATGTAGAACCAAAGCGGTTTTAAATGAAACAATCACAACCAAACCCAATAGTGATCACTAATGCTGACAAAACCAAATAACATAGATTCATCATGAAATGTGTAGCATGAAAAGTTACGTGAATGTAACCTGTACACGTCTATTTTCAACTAGTCCTTACTTCATCTCAATGAGATCAATACAATAACCTTATCGTACAGAGTTTAATTTCTGAATAATAAACTAGAATGTATGCATACATGAAAACCACACATAgaacataaacacacaaaagtGACTAACTCCCACTGAACCAAATATTCCTCAAACTGTAAAACACCCTTATGAGCAATATGCTCATGAAAGACCTTGGGTGTAAGAGCCTTATTAAGAATAAAGGAGTTTGTCCCTAAGTGTTCTATGAAAATCCATCCACTCTATACTCTTTCTTTAACAACTGACTTTGATGCCATTGTATAATCTAAGTGGTCTTTCAATTCCTTTGATAATACGCAACCCTGCGACAAAAATCAATCATATACCTTGATTTGATGTCTCATAGGATGCTACAAATTCTAAAGTCATAGTGGATAAAGCTATAAGGGTTTTCTTGGTACTGGACCAAGAAACCACACCACTAGCTAGCATGAAAATGTACACCTGAAGTGGATCTTAAACTATCTTGGCATCCTACAAAATTGTTAGAATACTTGATGATCTGTTACTAGTCTGACCCTATATACGTGAGCTTATAAAcctttgttttcttgaaataattttataactttattggCTGCTTTCCAAAGATTCATTCATCAATTGCTTAAATATCTGTCTAAGACCCCAAATATGTATGATATAACCGGATGCATACATACTTGCACATACATCAAATTCTCTACTACTGAAACATAGGGAATCTTTTGCATTTCTTGAATTTCTAAATTTCCTTTTGGGCATTGATTGAAACTTAACTTGACTCCCTTAACAACTAGAGAATCCCCTAATTTACTATCCTTCACGCTAAAAGCTTTATGAATGTCATCAACATGCAAACCATCTCCTTTTGAGTATAGCCCTTCGTCACAAGACAAACTTTATACCTCTCCATATTACCATTAAAATCCCTTTTGGTCTTAAGTATTCTCTTATTTTCAATGGGGTTCATACCTTCTGGTAATGGGACAAGTTCCCAAATCTTGTTGTCTTGCAAAGACTTATACTCCTCGTGAAGAACAGGTTTCTAAGGATCTTGAGTTTGTTCTTATAGAGGTTCTAAACTTAATTACTAGAGGTTTTGAACTTCACGAATCAGATTACTTCCAACAATTCTTCCTCTAATCTTTATTCTTCTCCCTAAACTCAATATCCTCAAAGAATATTATGCTCAGTATCATGCAATTCCATATTTAAAGATTCATAATAGGAAATTACCGTATgaagaatatataaattattatttttccaaaattgAATTAGTTTCAACAaaacttgaattttaaaaaataatctgaattctttattttcaagctaacattattaacaaaatttgttcaaataaacaaatgaaaTCAAATTCAGCCTAAATGATGGTACAACTGAAATAtctttcaaaaccaaaaaataaaaagtcagtacaaaataataatttaaaacattttatcacTTTCATCATAATCGATTTGACATCTCTAAATAAATTCGTCTTTTAGAATCAATTGTCTTCCGATAACTTAGGCAACCCTCTATTTGCACGCCAAGCATGATATTTTGAACATTCCTTCTTCATGTGTCCAActttattgcaaaagaaacatttaacagactgtttttgtttctttcgtGATGGAGCTTCAGAAGTATCACTATTAGGATTCttaattttcttccttttgccCTTTTCATTAGAGGTACTGGTTAAGTGAGCACTTTGAGTCCTTTCTTGCTTCAGTCTCTCCTCTTCTTAAACACAATATGAAATGAGCTCATTAAGAAACCATTTCTCCTTCTGACAGTTATATGAAACCTTAAACTATCCAAACTCTATAGGAAgatagattaaaatataatgtacaAGTAAGTCTTCTTGCAACTCAAGTTTCAACACCTTAAGTTTTGAAACAATGTTTGACATTTCCATAATGTACTCTCTCAcatttcttttgccttgataCCTCATGGAAGCCAAGCTTTGAAGAAGTGCACTTGCTTTCGCCTTTTCGCTTTTCACAAAGCGCTTTTCAATCTCAGCAAGGAAATCTTTAGCACTTGTAATTTCTTTAGATATAGTACCTCTATAGACTTCTGGAATTCCGCGCTTAATGACCATCAAACACATGTGATTTAAGCGATCTCACTTCTCATATTCTCTCCTCTCGTCAAAGGTACTTAAGTCCTTAAGAGAAAGAGGTTTCTCAATCCTTAATGCAAGGTCAAGATCCATGCAGCCAAGAATTATCTCTATATTCTCTTTCCAATCCTTAAAATTTGTACCTTTAAGGACCAAAATTGAATTTAAGTTGGCAAATATAGAAGCCATCGTAACTATATTTTATACAAGAGAAACAAAGGAATCAAGCTCACATtgtaaaatcaataattatataaatatattcaaataatggTCTATCCCATCTCAAGACACCCAATGCTCCATCAATATCAAGTCTTTggacaataatattaattgttagAAGTATGTTGGTGTAATGATCAACACTAATAATAAGAACATGTCCAATAACAAACCTATTGATAagttgtcgttgaagctatcaaattaatactacttttcaaggctacttcagtattgccaagtagtattcaagaaggtagatagggctaaagtaaccctgagtcgtctcccaacgaacacgaaattgcttttgaatatctgactcttacgaatgctatgcaatgcttatggataaaagtaatgtgtggagaatgtttaaagaacaaataagaaacttaaaaacagttacgatgaaataggctgattccactgcttttccaagatagattcatcatcggttattcacagataattgttcaattgattattgtttaagtttcaaattaattaaagtacattcttaattaatttgagggcgaccatgcatttaaccaaagtaaattctcaatcaaatgcaaaacctttctagattattcacaataaattcaaccaaag
This window of the Vigna angularis cultivar LongXiaoDou No.4 chromosome 7, ASM1680809v1, whole genome shotgun sequence genome carries:
- the LOC108337528 gene encoding protein EXORDIUM-like 2, with translation MPLLNPFSFLLFFILSTCGVLNLSNATSRAPNRMLALVQDQPLVLKYHKGTLLKGNITLHLLWYGTFTSTQRSILIDFVESLGSTSSSPTPSSVSSWWRTTESYRGGPCTLVVGRQTLDGNYSLGKSLNTDKLLALASKANYEAHVVHVIMTSADVAVEDFCMNQCGTHGWGKRKDGERVAYAWVGNPITQCPGQCAWPFHQPIYGPQTPPLVAPNVDVGVDGMVINLATVLAGLVTNPFEDGYYQGPPSAPLEAVSACTGIFGKGAYPGYPGNVLVDKTTGASYNAVGVRGRKFLLPAMWDPLSSSCKPMV